One stretch of Elephas maximus indicus isolate mEleMax1 chromosome 22, mEleMax1 primary haplotype, whole genome shotgun sequence DNA includes these proteins:
- the ATP6V1B2 gene encoding V-type proton ATPase subunit B, brain isoform, with amino-acid sequence MALRTMRGIVNGAAPELPKATSGPVVGAREQALAVSRNYLSQPRLTYKTVSGVNGPLVILDHVKFPRYAEIVHLTLPDGTKRSGQVLEVSGSKAVVQVFEGTSGIDAKKTSCEFTGDILRTPVSEDMLGRVFNGSGKPIDRGPVVLAEDFLDIMGQPINPQCRIYPEEMIQTGISAIDGMNSIARGQKIPIFSAAGLPHNEIAAQICRQAGLVKKSKDVADYSEENFAIVFAAMGVNMETARFFKSDFEENGSMDNVCLFLNLANDPTIERIITPRLALTTAEFLAYQCEKHVLVILTDMSSYAEALREVSAAREEVPGRRGFPGYMYTDLATIYERAGRVEGRNGSITQIPILTMPNDDITHPIPDLTGYITEGQIYVDRQLHNRQIYPPINVLPSLSRLMKSAIGEGMTRKDHADVSNQLYACYAIGKDVQAMKAVVGEEALTSDDLLYLEFLQKFERNFIAQGPYENRTVYETLDIGWQLLRIFPKEMLKRIPQSTLSEFYPRDSAKH; translated from the exons ATGGCGCTGCGGACGATGCGGGGGATCGTGAATGGGGCCGCACCCGAGCTACCCAAGGCCACCAGTGGGCCCGTGGTGGGAGCTCGGGAACAGGCGCTGGCAGTTAGCCGGAACTACCTCTCCCAGCCTCGCCTCA CATACAAGACAGTATCAGGAGTCAATGGTCCACTAGTGATTTTAGATCATGTTAAG TTTCCCAGATATGCTGAGATTGTCCACTTGACATTACCAGATGGTACGAAGAGAAGTGGACAAGTTCTAGAAGTTAGTGGTTCTAAAGCAGTGGTTCAG GTATTTGAAGGTACTTCAGGGATAGATGCCAAGAAAACGTCCTGTGAGTTTACTGGAGATATTCTCCGAACACCGGTGTCTGAGGATATGCTTG GTCGGGTATTCAATGGGTCAGGAAAACCCATTGACAGAGGCCCTGTTGTGCTGGCTGAAGACTTCCTTGACATCATGG GCCAGCCAATCAATCCTCAgtgtcgaatctacccagaggagaTGATTCAAACTGGTATTTCAGCCATAGATGGCATGAACAGCATTGCCAGGGGGCAGAAAATTCCTATCTTTTCTGCTGCTGGCTTACCACACAATGAG ATTGCAGCTCAAATCTGTCGTCAGGCTGGTTTGgtaaagaaatccaaagacgtAGCAGACTACAGTGAAGAGAATTTCGCAATCGTATTTGCTGCTATGGGC GTAAACATGGAAACCGCCCGATTCTTCAAGTCCGACTTTGAAGAAAATGGCTCAATGGACAATGTCTGCCTCTTTTTGAATTTGGCTAATGACCCAAC CATTGAGCGAATCATCACTCCCCGCCTGGCTCTAACCACAGCCGAATTTCTGGCCTACCAGTGTGAGAAGCACGTACTGGTTATCCTCACAGACATGAGTTCTTATGCTGAAGCACTCCGAGAG GTTTCAGCAGCCAGAGAAGAAGTTCCAGGTCGTCGAGGTTTCCCAGGTTACATGTATACAGATTTAGCGACAATATATGAACGTGCTGGCCGAGTGGAAGGTAGAAATGGCTCTATTACTCAGATCCCAATTCTCACCATGCCTAATGATG ATATCACCCACCCCATCCCTGACTTGACTGGATATATTACAGAGGGTCAAATCTATGTGGACAGGCAGCTGCATAATAGACAG ATTTACCCACCTATTAATGTGCTACCCTCATTATCACGGTTAATGAAGTCTGCTATCGGAGAAGGTATGACCAGAAAGGATCATGCTGACGTGTCCAACCAGCTG TATGCCTGCTATGCTATTGGCAAGGATGTCCAAGCCATGAAAGCTGTAGTTGGAGAAGAAGCACTTACCTCAGATGATCTTCTTTACTTGGAATTTCTACAAAAGTTTGAGAGGAACTTTATTGCTCAGG gtccTTATGAAAACCGTACTGTCTACGAGACCTTGGACATTGGCTGGCAGCTGCTCCGAATCTTCCccaaagaaatgctgaagagaatCCCGCAGAGCACCCTGAGCGAGTTTTACCCTCGAGACTCTGCAAAGCATTAG